One window of the Colletotrichum destructivum chromosome 4, complete sequence genome contains the following:
- a CDS encoding Putative meiosis specific protein Spo22/ZIP4/TEX11 — MPPLTQPASPKNNPGDKLASFAIFSQTLLKHLRSANDPPAIDSLLAELKPQLEAIANFHTISRAKSHRAGLDRKGTELWNLCTRLRREDVDGVPPARRKLLLQSRIFAFFMIAIARHGSTGAALQVADVVHLTRLMLKAGKMCLDDESIRTSTNTMKLANAIFSKGAGYVADLGELQNTMLGPDDLIECKRLESEYYILRTALAWKEDNLTVAEFMYDKGHLAPQSLDPSSAEKMTEVLFEMGKDLSERGDFPMAARWLERAYNVINAQDLVHLSRDAIELRLAVCQGLVHAFLAVDTQDSSQKALELVNYVESEIGDKPVVLLLRLELLQKTPAEVFDVEAYADILRRMVRAFNFSESHFKLLVHHARKLHDKSPTQATSVVDGMLRGAMVSSGRDEWVERLVLLRIWMETTQRDSLTAVEGLAAVLAGLQDNLEKPFGASAAVGALTLIWKKIEITYSQGHFDIADSWCQVALQPLFQNGGPANMSRLGRKLILCALGGNDTGRARQAFHNMSEAAQNEPMTRYLMYKVALRSADRELATECLERVGTAAGNEPDFLYACVLEAQQVGDRVCAMQAMKQLVNKFEFSETSPVHLPALLRCNIRLAVSVMESEKDAARQKAVVEEIIVLFEGGEDIVSSQPAVVAYKVVAAKAIQRNPNDKDGNRLFTVKELDWFCQNAYNLGLKHWDSWDLERLVRLYNSCLAIAAHYPADIPSEAAGDLAFRTMFCNFVAAAALVSLARVEDIVERQLQHYLVMRRHVKAYNDALEERAGGLNKRVKDDLTAKLTTLMVFDFEAAMALKKYDALGYIIRTAKTCRDVNALKAMGDIALRGRLPGQELYSTLGVIVNEIWELEKMKGDRLAKYIRCMFQAVQSLDAALGQRLMKQAIEVARDSAKDIRLAQGQHPFPPEELEWLVTVSFNQAVDAYNVRQDDECNKWADLAMNLAHYAGDEGELEALLQENRMKLKFEL, encoded by the exons ATGCCTCCTCTGACTCAACCAGCCTCCCCCAAGAACAACCCAGGCGACAAGCTCGCGTCCTTTGCAA TCTTTTCGCAAACCCTATTGAAGCACCTCCGGTCTGCCAATGATCCCCCCGCCATCGACTCgctgctcgccgagctcaagCCGCAGCTGGAGGCGATTGCCAACTTCCACACGATCTCCAGGGCAAAATCCCACAGGGCAGGGTTGGACAGAAAGGGGACCGAGCTGTGGAACTTGTGCACCAGGCTGCGTCGcgaagatgtcgacggcgtccccCCTGCGAGGAGGAAGCTCTTGCTTCAAAGTAGGATCTTTGCGTTCTTCATGATCGCTATCGCGAGACATGGTTCCACCGGCGCAGCGCTTCAGGTTGCGGATGTGGTGCACCTGACGAGGCTGATGCTCAAGGCCGGAAAAATGTGTCTTG ACGACGAGAGTATCAGAACCAGTACGAACACCATGAagctcgccaacgccatcttCTCGAAAGGCGCAGGATACGTTGCGGATCTGGGCGAGCTGCAGAATACGATGCTTGGGCCTGACGACTTGATCGAGTGTAAACGCTTAGAGTCTGAATACTATATACTCCGCACCGCACTA GCCTGGAAGGAGGACAACCTTACCGTCGCCGAGTTCATGTACGACAAGGGACATCTTGCCCCGCAGTCTCTGGACCCAAGCTCTGCCGAGAAGATGACAGAGGTTCTGTTTGAAATGGGAAAAGACCTCTCCGAAAGGGGCGACTTCCCCATGGCAGCACGGTGGCTCGAACGAGCGTACAACGTCATCAATGCCCAGGACCTTGTACACCTCTCCCGcgacgccatcgagctgCGCCTCGCAGTCTGTCAGGGCCTGGTACACGCATTTCTGGCCGTAGATACACAGGACTCGTCCCAAAAGGCTCTCGAGCTGGTCAACTATGTCGAGTCCGAGATCGGCGACAAGCCCGTcgtgctcctcctccgcctcgagctcctgcaAAAGACGCCTGCTGAGGTCTTTGACGTCGAGGCCTACGCCGACATCCTGAGGCGAATGGTGCGCGCCTTCAACTTCTCCGAGTCTCACTTCAAGCTTCTCGTGCACCATGCGCGGAAGCTGCACGACAAAAGTCCAACGCAGGCAACAAGTGTTGTGGACGGGATGCTCAGGGGTGCGATGGTCTCCTCGGGGCGCGATGAATGGGTTGAGAGATTAGTTCTTTTAAGGATCTGGATGGAAACGACTCAGAGGGACAGTTTGACGGCCGTCGAAGGGCTGGCGGCCGTCTTGGCCGGGCTTCAGGATAACCTGGAGAAGCCTTTTGGAGCATCTGCGGCGGTTGGGGCTTTGACG CTTATATGGAAGAAGATCGAGATCACCTACAGCCAAGGCCACTTTGACATCGCGGATAGCTGGTGTCAGGTCGCGCTGCAGCCCCTTTTTCAAAACGGCGGGCCTGCGAATATGTCGAGGCTCGGCAG AAAGCTCATTCTCTGTGCCCTTGGGGGAAACGACACAGGGAGAGCCCGGCAAGCCTTCCACAACATGTCAGAAGCGGCGCAAAACGAGCCCATGACGCGTTATCTGATGTACAAAGTGGCACTCCGCTCAGCAGACCGTGAACTGGCGACGGAATGTCTTGAGAGAGTCGGGACAGCGGCAGGAAACGAGCCAGACTTCCTCTACGCTTGTGTTCTGGAGGCGCAGCAGGTCGGAGACAGAGTGTGTGCGATGCAGGCCATGAAGCAGCTGGTCAACAAGTTCGAATTCAGCGAGACGTCTCCCGTGCATCTCCCTGCGCTGTTGCGGTGCAACATTCGGCTGGCTGTTTCTGTCATGGAGAGCGAGAAAGACGCCGCAAGGCAGAAGGCTGTGGTGGAGGAGATCATCGTTTTGTTCGAAGGAGGTGAAGATATCGTTTCCTCGCAACCGGCTGTCGTGGCTTACAAGGTCGTAGCTGCCAAAGCGATTCAACGAAATCCAAACGACAAGGATGGTAACCGCCTCTTCACAGTCAAGGAACTCGACTGGTTCTGCCAGAACGCGTACAACCTCGGCCTCAAGCACTGGGACAGCTGGGACCTCGAGCGGCTCGTCCGCCTGTACAACAGCTGCCTCGCCATCGCGGCACACTACCCCGCGGACATACCCTcggaggcggccggcgaccTCGCCTTTAGGACCATGTTCTGCAActtcgtcgccgcggcggcgctcgtCTCGCTCGCACGTGTCGAGGATATCGTTGAGCGGCAGCTGCAGCACTACCTCGTCATGCGGCGGCACGTCAAGGCGTACAACGACGCGCTGGAGGAGCGGGCGGGGGGACTGAACAAACGAGTGAAGGATGATCTCACAGCGAAGCTGACGACGCTGATGGTGTTTGACTTtgaggcggcgatggcgctgAAGAAGTATGACGCTCTTGGGTACATCATCCGCACGGCCAAGACGTGTCGGGACGTGAACGCGCTCAAGGCCATGGGCGATATTGCGTTGCGCGGCAGGCTTCCCGGTCAGG AGCTGTACTCTACGCTAGGGGTCATCGTCAATGAGATCTGGGAgctggagaagatgaagggcGACCGGCTGGCAAAGTACATCCGGTGTATGTTCCAAGCCGTGCAGTCGCTCGACGCTGCGCTGGGGCAGAGGTTGATGaagcaggccatcgaggTGGCGAGGGATTCCGCCAAA GACATCCGGCTTGCCCAGGGCCAACACCCGTTCCCGCCAGAAGAGCTCGAGTGGCTCGTCACCGTGTCCTTCAACCAGGCAGTGGACGCGTACAACGTGCGACAGGACGACGAGTGCAACAAGTGGGCGGACCTAGCGATGAACCTCGCGCACTACGCTGGAGACGAAGGCGAGTTGGAGGCCTTGCTGCAGGAGAACCGGATGAAGTTGAAGTTTGAGCTGTAG
- a CDS encoding Putative U-box domain, Zinc finger, RING/FYVE/PHD-type, ubiquitin conjugation factor E4, core, whose protein sequence is MDPNENNQAPDAPDSKKMNDIRLRRLAKLGSSTRSPKPEDSSPNPETDAETSTAATTSEAKGKSPADLTPSSTPKPAAANPFTQLGVRSAGAASPTTEGGAQKRGSSKIDDRAPAPAPAKKANTEESVEDFSDRILSHVFRITVDPDRVTDINGPKLNFLSETGQELKENGSPLKLTAAVLDSALLEAVTAVPAEKPILGYLLPCFKRIIRSNIIKETPEKREILEEAKRLCVSNCLFALTIPDLFGRSQPESLVPYLLRGHEQDDGVCLDFLREAVKRFPEDEQFPAVFADAMHSISTKLSGLTMESDYKPYINALMSYTKFPPLLNALSQHPNFMTAQKSGAFVERETILGPFFRLSPLQSEVTLTYFPNPRGLDRSRAAPSQDALRAILRVHQDELFTIANAFIRADTETRTRVLDWFASAINTNHKRRAIQVDPKEVSSDGFMMNLTVILDRFCSPFMDTTFSKVDRIEVEYFRRNPRVDIKEETKLNADQSASDAFYAKKTEGNSNFITEVFFLTLAAHHYGSEATNSKLKSLERDIKWYEKHLTAMEAERPKVQNQPAQLAMFELTLKRHTAVLEKAIAMKYAIEGVFLDEKMQELSLRFMRYVAVWLLRLASQTNYTPDKDLQLPLPAQAPEAFACLPEYALQDVVDNFKFVYRYLPQIMPSAVGSEMIALCIAFLRSSEYIKNPYLKSSLVTLLFSGTWPFMHFKKGVLGDQLYGSKFANDNLLHALMKFYIEAESTGAHTQFYDKFNIRYEIFQVIKCVWGNDIYKQQLTRESKVNRQFFVQFVNLLLNDATYVLDEALTKFPKIHTLQQELEFGNSLSAQEREKKQEELQALEGQAGSYMQLANETLAMMKLFTSALASAFTMPEIVQRLASMLNYNLETLAGPKMGQLKVNNPSKYHFQPRVLLSDFVDIYLNLGSSQAFIDAVASDGRSYKPEVLDKARFILSKRSMKDASELEQFDRLKSKFEESKKITDQAELDLGDIPAEFEDPIMGDLMKDPVILPSKHIVDRGTIVQHLLSDPKDPFTRQPMTVDDVIPHTELKDKIEKWKGERIAAAKARAQGDAMDTTQD, encoded by the exons ATGGATCCCAACGAGAACAACCAGGCGCCAGACGCGCCCGATTCCAAGAAGATGAACGAT ATCCGACTTCGACGGCTGGCCAAGCTCGGCTCGTCGACCAGATCCCCGAAGCCTGAAGACAGCTCGCCAAACCCAgagaccgacgccgagacctCGACTGCAGCAACGACGAGCGAAGCCAAAGGCAAGTCCCCGGCAGACCTGACGCCTTCCTCTACCCCGaaacccgccgccgcgaaccCTTTCACCCAGCTTGGCGTTAGATCCGCAGGCGctgcgtcgccgacgacagAAGGCGGTGCTCAGAAGCGAGGCTCCTCTAAGATCGACGATCGCGCCCCAGCGCCTGCCCccgcgaagaaggccaacaCGGAAGAATCTGTTGAAGACTTCTCGGACAGGATACTCAGCCACGTCTTCCGCATCACTGTCGATCCTGACCGCGTCACTGACATCAACGGCCCCAAGCTGAACTTTCTGTCCGAGACAGGTCAGGAGCTGAAGGAGAATGGATCGCCACTGAAGCTCACTGCTGCCGTTCTCGACAGCGCCCTGTTGGAGGCCGTCACCGCTGTCCCTGCCGAAAAGCCGATCCTGGGTTACCTCCTTCCCTGCTTCAAGCGGATTATCCGGTCCAACATCATCAAGGAGACGCCCGAAAAGAGAGAGATTTTGGAGGAAGCAAAGAGACTGTGTGTTAGCAACTGTTTGTTCGCCCTCACGATACCCGATCTCTTTGG ACGGTCGCAGCCCGAGAGCCTGGTCCCATACCTGCTGCGGGGACATGAGCAGGATGACGGCGTCTGTTTGGACTTCCTCCGGGAAGCCGTTAAGCGGTTCCCAGAGGACGAACAGTTCCCGGCTGTATTCGCCGATGCTATGCATTCCATCAGTACTAAGCTGTCTGGGTTGACTATGGAGAGCGACTACAAACCGTACATCAAC GCATTGATGTCGTATACCAAGTTCCCGCCTCTGCTGAATGCCCTTTCACAGCACCCCAACTTCATGACGGCGCAGAAGTCTGGCGCGTTTGTCGAAAGGGAGACCATATTGGGACCCTTCTTCCGGTTATCGCCTCTGCAGTCCGAAGTGACGCTGACCTACTTTCCCAACCCGCGAGGGTTGGACCGAAGCCGGGCCGCGCCCTCGCAAGACGCCCTGCGAGCCATTCTACGGGTTCACCAGGACGAACTCTTTACCATCGCCAATGCTTTCATCCGGGCGGACACGGAGACCCGGACACGGGTCCTGGACTGGTTCGCCTCGGCAATCAATACCAATCACAAGCGCAGGGCTATTCAGGTCGATCCCAAGGAGGTATCTTCAGACGGCTTCATGATGAACTTGACTGTTATCCTGGACCGTTTCTGCTCACCTTTTATGGACACCACCTTTTCAAAGGTCGACAGAATCGAGGTGGAATATTTCCGGCGCAACCCTCGCGTGGATATCAAAGAAGAAACCAAGCTCAACGCGGACCAGTCAGCATCTGATGCATTCTACGCCAAGAAGACTGAAGGTAACTCCAACTTCATCACCGAAGTCTTCTTCTTAACCCTTGCCGCGCATCACTATGGAAGTGAGGCGACAAACTCGAAGCTCAAGAGCTTGGAGCGTGACATCAAGTGGTACGAGAAGCATCTTACAGCCATGGAGGCCGAACGGCCAAAGGTGCAGAAT CAACCCGCGCAGCTTGCCATGTTTGAGTTGACGCTCAAGCGGCACACGGCTGTCCTGGAGAAGGCCATCGCGATGAAATACGCTATAGAGGGCGTGTTTCTAGACGAAAAGATGCAGGAGCTGTCGCTTCGGTTCATGCGATACGTGGCCGTCTGGTTGCTTCGCCTGGCCAGTCAAACCAACTACACACCGGACAAGGACCTTCAACTTCCCCTGCCTGCCCAGGCGCCCGAAGCTTTTGCGTGTCTCCCCGAGTACGCGCTCCAGGACGTGGTGGACAACTTCAAGTTTGTGTATCG GTATCTCCCTCAGATCATGCCCTCTGCCGTTGGCAGTGAAATGATTGCATTGTGCATCGCCTTCTTGCGCTCGTCTGAATACATCAAGAACCCCTACCTCAAGTCCTCGCTGGTTACGTTGCTTTTCTCTGGCACGTGGCCGTTTATGCACTTCAAGAagggcgtcctcggcgatcaGCTTTACGGGTCGAAATTCGCCAATGATAACCTCTTGCACGCGCTGATGAAGTTCTACATTGAGGCGGAATCGACCGGCGCCCATACCCAGTTCTACGACAAATTCAACATCCGTTACGAGATCTTCCAAGTTATCAAGTGTGTCTGGGGCAACGACATCTACAAGCAGCAGTTGACGCGAGAGAGCAA GGTCAACCGACAATTTTTTGTTCAATTCGTCAACCTACTGCTTAACGATGCCACCTacgtgctcgacgaggcgttGACGAAATTCCCCAAGATCCACACTTTGCAGCAAGAGCTGGAATTCGGCAACAGTCTATCAGCGCAAGaaagggagaagaagcaggaaGAGCTGCAGGCGCTGGAGGGACAGGCGGGGTCGTATATGCAGCTGGCCAACGAGACACTGGCGATGATGAAGCTCTTCACGTCGGCACTGGCGTCGGCCTTCACGATGCCGGAAATCGTGCAGCGTCTGGCGAGCATGCTGAACTACAACCTGGAGACGCTGGCGGGCCCGAAGATGGGCCAGCTCAAGGTGAACAACCCGTCAAAGTACCACTTCCAGCCGCGAGTGCTGCTGTCGGACTTTGTCGACATCTACCTCAACCTGGGGTCGTCGCAAGCGTTCATCGACGCGGTCGCTTCGGACGGGCGGTCGTACAAGCCGGAGGTGCTGGACAAGGCCAGATTCATCCTGTCGAAGCGGAGCATGAAGGACGCCAGCGAGCTTGAGCAGTTTGACAGACTGAAGAGCAAGTTTGAGGAGTCGAAGAAGATTACGGATCAGGCGGAActggacctcggcgacatCCCCGCAGAGTTCGAGGACCCGATCATGGGTGACCTGATGAAGGACCCAGTGATCTTGCCGTCAAAGCACATTGTCGACCGTGGCACCATCGTGCAGCACCTGCTATCGGACCCCAAGGATCCGTTCACGCGGCAGCCGATGACGgtggacgacgtgatccCTCACACCGAGCTGAAGGACAAGATCGAGAAGTGGAAGGGCGAGAGGAtcgcggcggccaaggccagggcgcAGGGCGACGCAATGGACACGACGCAGGATTga
- a CDS encoding Putative pyridoxal phosphate-dependent decarboxylase, pyridoxal phosphate-dependent transferase — protein sequence MVHLATVNTPPDSGSGSEDSATAADLKSVQQKLSKVQLQLADEDDCFTTSVYGSRFANQDLPRSEMPENEMPKEVAYRMIKDELSLDGNPMLNLASFVTTYMEEEAEKLMAESFSKNFIDYEEYPQSADIQNRCVSMIGKLFHAPVGAGEGIGAVGTSCVGSSEAIMLAVLAMKKRWKNRRQAEGKPVDRPNIVMSSAVQVCWEKAARYFEVDEKLVYCAPDRYVIDPEETVNLVDENTIGICAILGTTYTGEYEDVKAVNDLLLERNLDVPIHVDAASGGFVAPFVVPDLEWDFRLKNVVSINVSGHKYGLVYPGVGWVVWRSAEFLPQELVFNINYLGADQASFTLNFSKGASQVIGQYYQLIRLGKKGYRAIMSNLTRTADYLTSSLEVLGFVIMSKRSGEGLPLVAFRFADREDRSYDEFALAHQLRVRGWVVPAYTMAPHTDDLKMLRVVVREDFSKSRCDALINDVKLCLGLLERMDQDSVKRQQDYIHEHHLTSTKSSHNHPKFRKEKHSIQGKTGKTHAIC from the exons ATGGTCCACCTCGCAACCGTCAACACGCCCCCCGACTCgggctccggctccgaggactcggccaccgccgccgacctcaaGAGCGTCCAGCAGAAGCTCAGCAAggtccagctccagctcgccgacgaggacgactgcTTCACCACCAGCGTCTACGGCTCCCGCTTCGCCAACCAGGACCTGCCCAGGAGCGAGATGCCCGAGAACGAGATGCCCAAGGAGGTCGCCTACCGCATGATCAAGGACGAGCTCAGCCTCGACGGCAACCCTATGCTCAA TCTTGCCTCCTTCGTGACGACCTACATG gaagaagaagccgagaaGCTCATG GCAGAGAGCTTCAGCAAAAACTTCATCGACTACGAGGAATACCCCCAGTCCGCCGACATCCAGAACCGCTGCGTCTCCATGATCGGCAAGCTCTTCCACGCccccgtcggcgccggcgagggcattggcgccgtcggcacctCGTGCGTCGGCTcctccgaggccatcatgctcgccgtcctcgccatgAAGAAGCGCTGGAAGAACCGGCGccaggccgagggcaagCCCGTCGACCGCCCCAACATCGTCATGTCCAGCGCCGTCCAGGTCTGCTGGGAGAAGGCCGCCCGCTacttcgaggtcgacgagaagctcgtctACTGCGCGCCCGACCGCTACGTCATCGACCCCGAGGAGACGGTaaacctcgtcgacgagaacacCATCGGCATCTGCGCCATCCTCGGCACCACCTACACCGGCGAGTATGAggacgtcaaggccgtcaacgacctgctcctcgagaggaacctcgacgtccccatccacgtcgacgccgccagcgGAGGCTTCGTCGCCCCCTTTGTCGTGCCCGACCTCGAGTGGGATTTCCGCCTCAAGAACGTCGTCTCCATCAACGTCTCCGGTCATAAG TACGGCCTCGTCTACCCCGGCGTCGGCTGGGTCGTCTGGCGGTCCGCCGAGTTCCTCCCCCAGGAGCTCGTCTTTAACATCAActacctcggcgccgaccaGGCCTCCTTCACCCTCAACTTCTCCAAGGGCGCCTCCCAGGTCATCGGCCAGTACTACCAGCTCATCCGCCTCGGCAAGAAGGGCTACCGCGCCATCATGTCCAACCTCACCCGCACCGCCGACTACCTCACGAGCTccctcgaggtcctcggcttcgtcatCATGTCCAAGCGCTCCGGCGAGGGGCTGCCCCTTGTCGCCTTCCGCTTCGCCGACCGCGAGGACCGGAGCTACGACGAgttcgccctcgcccaccaGCTCCGCGTCCGCGGCTGGGTCGTGCCCGCCTACACCATGGCTCCCCACACCGACGACCTCAAGATgctccgcgtcgtcgtccgcgaGGACTTTAGCAAGTCGCGCTGCGACGCCCTCATCAACGACGTCAAGCTGtgcctcggcctgctcgagcGGATGGACCAGGACTCCGTCAAGCGCCAGCAGGACTACATTCACGAGCACCACCTCACCAGCACAAAGTCTTCCCACAACCACCCGAAGTTCCGG AAGGAAAAGCATTCCATTCAGGGGAAGACTGGCAAAACGCATGCCATTTGCTAA